The Bacillaceae bacterium S4-13-56 genome segment TCTGGAAAGAAAGATTGATAATCTGCGGCCATTGCAACAGCTTGTCCTCCCCTTGAATGTCCAATTAAGGCGACTTTATCAAGATCAACTTTCCCAAAGAGTGAAGAAGTTGGATTTTGAGTTAAATCCTTAACTTGAATCAGATGTTTTAACATGATCCAGGCTCTTAATTCATAGTTATTGTTAGGGCTTCCTGAGACATTCGAAAAGTTTATAAAATCCTCATCTACTGATACTGCTATAAATCCTCGGCTGGCAAAAAGCTCTCCTAGATAATTATAGCCACTTGTAGAAAAATCCTCCATCGCATGGTTACCATGCACCATAAAGATAATAGGAAATGGCCCCCTACCTTCTGGAATCCACATTCGTCCATTCAGAGGAAGATTACTTTGGTCGAACCCCCAGAATTCTTCTCTCTTAGAACTCCATTCAGTAACGAGGTGGGTAGCATCAACACTTGGTGTAATAATAGAAACTTCTTTACCAAACTCCTTCCTATGGGGATCTTTTCCACTTCCATAGGTTAAAAAGGCATAGGAGTAGTTTCCGTGTTCTCCAGGATTATCAAAGGATAATGGAGTAACATGATTTCGATTAACCTTTGACAAATACTCATTTGAAAGATCCGGGAGGAATACATATGTTAATCCCAAGCTAATAAGCAATGTTATTGCAACCTTGACCCATATTCTAATCTTCTTATGGAACAAGAAAAATAACCATACTCCTATGAATAAAGAAAGAATCGAAAAGATTAATCCCATAATAATGGAGAAAAGATTTCCTGAATTTTCACTTTCCAAAACAACAATAACTGCAAAGGTACTGTAAACCAAACTTCCTAACCACATCTTTGGCAAAGGAATATATAGCATAGAAAAAACAAGCCCTATCACAACCATGCTTAATGCAAAAAACACGGTATGGAATGCAATGACCTTCATTATTTCAAGCCAAAGGTGCCCTCCCTTTGTATTACCAATTGCAAAAATGGATGCCCCACCTGTAGTTGTTATCCATAAAGAAACCATCATCCAAACAGTCAATTTTGATTCTTTAGATGGGATGATGGAGATACGACCTATTATCCAGCTCACTATTTTTTTCATTAACCCTCAATTCCTCTTTTATGCGTTAGATGTTTATATACTAACATTTTACCTATCTCAAGGATATAAGGAAAGATTTGAAGCAACCTAATCTTGATGCGAAAGACAAATAAAAAAATGAAGTGCTCATTTGAGACACCTCATTTTTTTATTTAAATAGAAAGCTCTAATATTTTTTCAACATCTTTTTTTCCTAGAACTTTAAACTGACCAAATTCCCCGCGTTTCATCGCACGATCAGTAATGAGTTCAAATTGTTCAGACCCGATCTTATAATCCTGTAATGTCCTAGGTGCTCCTAAGGAAGACCAAAACTCTCTTAGTTTTTCAATTCCTTCTAACGCAATTTGTTCATCTTTTTTACCAGAAGGGTCAACATCAAAAACTCGGACAGCAAATTGCTTAAATCTCTCGATATTTTCATGCATTGTATGTTTCATCCAATTTGGGAAGAGAATGGCCAAGCCACCTGCATGAGGGATATCATGAACAGCTGATACCGCATGTTCAATGTTATGAGTAGCCCAGTCTCCACGATAGCCCATTTGAAGCATTCCATTTAAAGCAATGGTACCTGCATACATAATCGTTTCACGATGCTCATACGATTCAAGATTTTCTAATAATTTTGGAGCTGAATCTATCACGGCCTTTAAAACCCCTTCACACATACGGTCTTGCACCGGAGAAAGAGTGGGATTGTGAAAATATTGTTCAAATATATGACTCATCATATCC includes the following:
- a CDS encoding iron-containing alcohol dehydrogenase; this encodes MDPFVFHNPTKLIFGKGQVTKLKEEIPPGTQNVLLVYGGGSIKKFGLYDQVVQIFKERNINVVELSGVDPNPRITSVREGVRLCKENKVDFILAVGGGSVIDCTKTIAAGATYEGDPWDLVTRKADPKGVIPFGTILTLAATGSEMNGGAVITNLETQEKYGWGFGTLTFPTFSILDPTNTLTVPRDQTIYGIVDMMSHIFEQYFHNPTLSPVQDRMCEGVLKAVIDSAPKLLENLESYEHRETIMYAGTIALNGMLQMGYRGDWATHNIEHAVSAVHDIPHAGGLAILFPNWMKHTMHENIERFKQFAVRVFDVDPSGKKDEQIALEGIEKLREFWSSLGAPRTLQDYKIGSEQFELITDRAMKRGEFGQFKVLGKKDVEKILELSI